A DNA window from Bdellovibrio sp. BCCA contains the following coding sequences:
- a CDS encoding S8 family serine peptidase — translation MKRLIGRASKATMVGLLLAGVSAFAAAPESVPGEYIVKLKDSVSAKSNINILSQQLGSYIKDTIPGQNIVVIKRPVFEIQSNVVKSLSENPLVDIVEPNFIYRINKTPNDPMLGQLWGMINTGQADSQRRQGIAGVDIGAEKAWDITTGSKDVIVAVIDTGVDYNHPDLKDNLWVNEAELNGKPGVDDDGNGIVDDIHGANFVDANKPTGNPLDDHGHGSHCSGTIGASGNDGKGIVGVAWNVRIMGVKFLSASGSGSLDGALKGIDYATKMGAKIMSNSWGGGGYSETLKQAIERSNAAGALFVAAAGNESNNNDANPTYPATYDVPNVLSVAAIDNRGQIASFSNYGKTKVHVGAPGVNIYSSITGGGYDSWSGTSMATPHVSGMAVLLASNEPNLTNVEMKERIIATSRPIAGLRGKSRGGLVDAYAMLTNTLPAPDPNDPINWQTVNVNVSSAHPYKEKSNETYEVRVPGAKQIALYFSKFDTERDYDKVDLYDANGKKVATISGKNDDSFSTPVDGEYVKIVFTSDDSVNRYGFDITKAAWR, via the coding sequence ATGAAAAGGCTTATCGGAAGAGCCTCCAAGGCAACCATGGTCGGTTTGCTACTAGCAGGAGTCAGTGCATTCGCAGCAGCACCTGAATCAGTTCCAGGCGAATACATTGTTAAACTCAAAGATTCTGTTTCTGCAAAATCAAACATCAACATTTTGAGCCAACAACTGGGTTCATACATCAAGGACACTATTCCTGGTCAAAACATCGTTGTGATCAAGAGACCCGTGTTTGAGATTCAATCCAACGTTGTAAAATCTCTTTCTGAAAACCCACTTGTTGATATCGTAGAACCAAACTTCATCTACAGAATCAACAAAACTCCAAACGATCCAATGTTGGGTCAATTGTGGGGCATGATCAACACAGGACAAGCCGACTCTCAACGCCGTCAAGGTATTGCGGGTGTGGATATCGGTGCGGAAAAAGCATGGGATATCACAACGGGTTCTAAAGACGTGATCGTTGCTGTTATCGATACAGGTGTTGACTACAATCATCCAGATTTGAAAGACAATCTTTGGGTGAACGAAGCTGAGCTTAACGGCAAGCCAGGCGTTGACGACGACGGTAACGGTATCGTTGATGATATTCACGGTGCTAACTTTGTAGACGCTAACAAACCAACTGGAAATCCATTGGATGACCACGGTCACGGTTCACACTGCTCTGGTACTATCGGTGCTTCTGGTAACGATGGCAAAGGTATCGTGGGTGTGGCTTGGAATGTTCGTATCATGGGAGTTAAATTCCTTTCTGCGAGCGGTTCAGGTTCTCTTGACGGCGCTTTGAAAGGTATCGACTACGCAACTAAAATGGGTGCGAAAATCATGTCGAACTCTTGGGGTGGCGGTGGTTACTCTGAAACTTTGAAGCAAGCGATCGAAAGATCTAATGCAGCAGGCGCTTTGTTCGTAGCAGCAGCGGGTAACGAGTCAAACAACAACGACGCGAATCCGACTTACCCTGCAACTTACGATGTACCAAACGTATTGTCTGTCGCAGCTATCGACAACAGAGGCCAAATCGCTTCTTTCTCGAATTACGGTAAAACAAAAGTTCACGTAGGTGCTCCGGGTGTGAATATCTATTCATCAATCACTGGTGGCGGTTACGATTCTTGGTCAGGAACTTCTATGGCGACACCTCACGTGTCTGGTATGGCGGTTCTTTTGGCTTCGAATGAACCAAATTTGACGAACGTAGAAATGAAAGAAAGAATCATCGCAACTTCAAGACCGATCGCAGGTCTTCGTGGTAAATCCCGCGGTGGTTTGGTTGATGCTTATGCGATGTTGACGAACACTTTGCCGGCTCCAGATCCAAATGATCCAATCAACTGGCAAACAGTGAACGTAAACGTTTCTTCAGCTCATCCATACAAAGAGAAATCAAACGAAACGTACGAAGTACGTGTTCCAGGTGCGAAACAAATCGCCTTGTATTTCTCTAAATTCGATACTGAAAGAGATTACGATAAAGTAGACCTTTACGATGCGAACGGTAAAAAAGTAGCAACTATCAGCGGTAAAAACGATGATTCTTTCTCTACTCCAGTTGACGGCGAGTATGTGAAAATCGTGTTCACTTCTGATGACTCTGTAAACCGCTACGGTTTCGACATCACAAAAGCCGCTTGGAGATAA
- a CDS encoding DUF3095 domain-containing protein — translation MEKFKDFLKQVPSFDDFLHISDDKNFLTVPEDWGLILTDIKGSTKAVQSGRYREVNMVGAACITALLNEFNVRELPFVFGGDGATLLVPPEFKIQASVALKSVQAWSKKEFDLELRSFIFDLKEVCNEGCKLLLGKYQLSQGNVIYQFRGGALRRAEEKMKKGLGGLAIQASDDEIAPKLQGLTCRWEPLSTQKGTILTILVSAAGDEERSFDIYHRVLAGLREILGGNFKIACPTNPGSMKIKWPPKTLAIEAKSRPGKFIPEFFGAAIDSLIAFIMIRFNISAGGFDPRKYKSEIISNSDFQKYDDLLRMVLDCSSKQAQEIESLLKSFEERGEIVFGTHRSPQALMTCLVFSATQNQHLHFIDGAQGGYTLAAVDLKKKKTT, via the coding sequence ATGGAAAAGTTTAAGGACTTCTTAAAACAAGTTCCTAGCTTTGACGACTTTCTGCATATCTCTGACGACAAAAATTTTCTTACTGTTCCCGAAGACTGGGGATTGATTCTTACAGACATCAAAGGTTCCACGAAAGCCGTGCAATCCGGCCGCTACCGCGAAGTAAATATGGTAGGGGCAGCTTGCATCACAGCTCTTCTAAATGAATTTAACGTGCGCGAGTTGCCGTTTGTTTTTGGCGGTGATGGCGCGACACTTTTAGTTCCTCCTGAATTTAAAATTCAAGCGTCTGTGGCGCTCAAGAGTGTTCAGGCGTGGTCGAAAAAAGAATTTGATCTTGAACTGCGTAGTTTTATTTTTGATCTTAAAGAAGTTTGCAACGAGGGATGCAAATTGCTTTTGGGAAAATATCAGCTTTCTCAAGGCAACGTTATTTATCAATTTCGCGGAGGCGCTTTAAGACGAGCCGAAGAGAAAATGAAAAAGGGGCTCGGTGGCCTTGCTATTCAAGCTTCTGATGATGAGATCGCACCGAAACTACAGGGCCTGACATGCCGTTGGGAGCCGCTCTCGACACAAAAAGGAACAATTCTGACGATTCTTGTGAGTGCCGCTGGCGACGAAGAAAGGTCGTTTGATATTTATCACCGTGTGCTTGCGGGTCTTCGCGAAATTTTAGGTGGCAATTTTAAAATCGCGTGTCCCACAAATCCAGGCAGCATGAAAATAAAATGGCCACCAAAAACTTTGGCGATAGAGGCGAAATCTCGTCCTGGTAAATTCATTCCGGAATTTTTTGGAGCTGCCATAGATTCTTTAATCGCCTTTATCATGATTCGTTTTAATATCTCAGCGGGAGGATTTGATCCCCGCAAATACAAATCAGAAATCATTTCAAACTCGGACTTTCAAAAGTACGACGATCTTTTGCGCATGGTTTTAGATTGCTCCTCCAAGCAGGCCCAAGAAATCGAAAGTCTTTTAAAATCTTTTGAAGAGCGGGGAGAGATTGTCTTTGGCACTCATCGCTCGCCACAAGCTCTCATGACGTGTCTCGTGTTTTCAGCGACACAGAATCAGCATTTGCATTTCATCGATGGCGCACAAGGCGGATATACACTTGCAGCCGTGGATCTGAAAAAGAAAAAGACCACCTAG
- a CDS encoding electron transfer flavoprotein subunit beta/FixA family protein, which produces MKIFVCIKQVPDTETKIKITPDQNGIDTAGIKWVLNPYDEYAVEEAVKLRDANPGSQVWVLSVGPKARVVESLRTALAMGSDEAIVVNAENLDNYSTAKALAEVIKAEGGAKVIFSGKLAIDDNASSVSQMLAEFLNVPHTTVVSKFAFNGENVVVERDVEGGAKEVVQMMTPAVVAANKGLNMPRYASLPGIMKAKKKVIKEIEFSSLNIPASDIKVKYTNFALPAEKPAVKIIAGDASAQAAELVKLLRDEAKVL; this is translated from the coding sequence ATGAAGATTTTTGTGTGTATCAAGCAGGTGCCCGACACCGAAACAAAGATTAAAATCACTCCCGACCAAAACGGAATCGACACGGCGGGAATTAAATGGGTTTTGAACCCTTATGACGAATACGCAGTTGAAGAAGCTGTGAAACTTCGCGACGCCAACCCAGGTTCTCAAGTGTGGGTTTTGAGCGTTGGACCAAAGGCGCGTGTTGTTGAATCTCTCCGCACGGCTTTGGCGATGGGATCTGATGAGGCGATCGTAGTAAATGCTGAAAATCTGGACAACTACTCCACAGCAAAAGCTCTGGCTGAAGTTATTAAGGCTGAGGGTGGCGCAAAAGTTATCTTCTCTGGAAAATTGGCGATCGACGATAATGCGTCTTCAGTAAGCCAAATGCTTGCTGAGTTCCTAAATGTTCCTCACACGACTGTGGTTTCTAAATTTGCATTCAATGGCGAAAACGTTGTTGTTGAGCGCGATGTTGAAGGCGGAGCTAAAGAAGTCGTGCAAATGATGACTCCAGCAGTTGTCGCTGCAAACAAAGGCTTGAACATGCCTCGTTACGCAAGTCTTCCTGGCATCATGAAAGCAAAAAAGAAAGTGATCAAAGAAATTGAATTCTCTTCTTTGAACATTCCTGCATCAGACATCAAAGTTAAATACACAAATTTCGCTCTTCCTGCTGAAAAACCTGCGGTAAAAATCATCGCTGGCGATGCTTCTGCACAAGCGGCTGAGTTGGTTAAACTTCTTCGCGACGAAGCGAAAGTTTTGTAA
- a CDS encoding FHA domain-containing protein, whose product MVTFIEIVDGPNEGSRFKVEEGLTIGRSKADIIIKDPKVSSTHAQFALDGKGQFVLQDLDSSNGIHISGRRVKKVALLSGVIFEVGRTQFKVVTVEEELAIDFSRLITWRSILKDRLQALENPKIKKPAVLQSFSPSLKLSFIQGIQTDEEIILGYGPRRAGADSLDIELLDEEAPKEAFELHPGPGMVQIKIKAPGRVTLNNKSIDAEMLKDGDLISLGNTLIKVTYL is encoded by the coding sequence ATGGTCACATTTATTGAGATAGTGGACGGTCCCAACGAAGGTTCTCGCTTCAAAGTTGAAGAGGGGCTTACCATTGGCCGCAGCAAGGCTGACATCATTATTAAAGACCCCAAGGTTTCAAGCACCCATGCCCAATTCGCATTAGATGGCAAAGGGCAGTTTGTTTTGCAGGATTTGGACTCCTCCAACGGGATCCACATCTCAGGCCGCCGTGTAAAGAAAGTCGCGTTATTATCAGGGGTTATCTTTGAGGTCGGACGCACTCAGTTTAAAGTCGTGACCGTTGAAGAAGAACTCGCAATCGACTTTAGCCGCCTCATAACTTGGCGCAGCATTCTCAAAGACAGGCTGCAGGCTTTGGAAAATCCGAAGATCAAAAAGCCCGCTGTTTTGCAAAGCTTTAGCCCCTCCTTAAAACTCTCATTCATCCAAGGCATTCAGACGGATGAGGAAATTATTTTAGGTTATGGCCCCCGCAGAGCCGGTGCTGACTCGTTAGATATCGAGCTTTTAGACGAAGAAGCGCCAAAAGAGGCCTTCGAACTTCACCCAGGTCCAGGCATGGTGCAAATTAAAATTAAAGCTCCTGGACGAGTGACTCTTAACAATAAGTCCATAGATGCCGAAATGCTTAAAGATGGCGACTTGATTTCTTTGGGAAATACCCTGATTAAAGTCACCTACTTGTAA
- a CDS encoding alpha/beta fold hydrolase produces MEITPKETGTFESFDGTPIYYEVRGEGEPLILVYGIACIMNHWHHQVEYFSKHYKVITFDLRGHQRSNPVVDMSQLTMEALAKDVVLLAKHLKIKKAHFAGHSFGAPIILKIYDNHPELFHSMIFINGFARNPIKGMFGLDVVEPFFYFVKGQYQSQPNMWNTLWKMAVDNPMAVYLAALAGGFNLRVTHIKDIEVYMRGVARLNLQVFLTLFEVLMEYNGESVLEKIRVPALIISGEKDMVTPIRFQYHFKEAIKHSEFVLVPYGSHCTQLDFPDYTNLKIEKFLEDVRNGKV; encoded by the coding sequence ATGGAAATCACACCAAAAGAGACGGGCACCTTTGAAAGCTTCGACGGCACTCCGATTTACTACGAAGTGCGCGGCGAAGGTGAGCCTTTGATTTTGGTCTACGGTATCGCCTGCATCATGAATCACTGGCACCATCAGGTCGAATATTTTTCCAAACACTACAAAGTCATCACGTTTGATTTGCGTGGACATCAACGCAGCAATCCTGTTGTGGACATGAGTCAGTTGACGATGGAGGCTCTCGCAAAAGATGTGGTGCTGCTTGCGAAACATTTGAAAATTAAAAAAGCACATTTTGCCGGCCACAGTTTTGGCGCGCCGATCATTTTAAAAATCTATGACAATCATCCCGAACTTTTCCACTCGATGATTTTCATCAATGGCTTTGCTCGCAATCCGATCAAAGGCATGTTCGGTCTTGATGTTGTTGAGCCGTTTTTCTATTTCGTTAAAGGCCAATATCAAAGCCAACCCAATATGTGGAACACTCTGTGGAAAATGGCTGTTGATAATCCGATGGCCGTGTACCTCGCTGCTCTTGCCGGAGGATTTAACCTTCGTGTGACACACATCAAAGACATCGAAGTCTACATGCGAGGTGTGGCGCGATTGAACTTGCAGGTGTTTTTAACGTTGTTTGAAGTTTTGATGGAATATAACGGTGAGTCCGTGCTTGAAAAAATCCGTGTGCCTGCGCTGATTATTTCTGGCGAAAAAGACATGGTCACACCGATTCGCTTTCAATATCACTTTAAAGAGGCCATCAAACATTCTGAATTTGTACTTGTGCCGTATGGTTCTCATTGCACGCAACTTGATTTTCCTGACTACACGAATTTAAAAATTGAAAAATTCTTAGAGGATGTCAGAAATGGAAAAGTTTAA
- a CDS encoding succinate dehydrogenase/fumarate reductase iron-sulfur subunit — translation MAGKHINLTLKVWRQKGPKDQGGFVELQAKNVSEDASFLEMLDAVNEELVGKGDEPIAFDHDCREGICGACGFVIDGEAHGPMKSTTVCQLHMRNFTDGAVLTIEPFRATSFPVIKDLMVDRSAFDRIISAGGYISANTGNAVDANSVLVPKADADEAMSSATCIGCGACVAACKNASAALFTSAKISHMALLPQGQVERKDRALRMVAAMDAEGFGSCTTTGACEAACPKEIQLTNISRMNREFFVANATKRPKHKDGGAG, via the coding sequence ATGGCTGGTAAACATATCAATTTGACTTTGAAAGTGTGGAGACAAAAAGGCCCAAAAGATCAGGGCGGATTTGTTGAGTTGCAAGCAAAGAACGTCTCTGAAGACGCGTCTTTCTTGGAAATGCTCGATGCTGTGAACGAAGAACTTGTCGGTAAAGGTGATGAGCCCATCGCCTTTGATCATGACTGCCGCGAAGGTATTTGTGGCGCTTGTGGTTTTGTGATCGACGGTGAAGCTCACGGTCCAATGAAATCAACAACAGTGTGCCAATTGCACATGAGAAATTTCACAGACGGTGCGGTTTTAACAATCGAACCTTTCCGCGCGACTTCTTTCCCTGTGATTAAAGATTTGATGGTGGATAGATCTGCTTTCGACCGTATCATTTCTGCAGGTGGATATATTTCTGCTAACACAGGAAACGCTGTTGATGCGAACTCTGTGCTTGTTCCGAAAGCGGATGCCGATGAAGCAATGTCTTCAGCGACGTGCATCGGTTGCGGTGCTTGCGTAGCAGCTTGTAAAAATGCTTCTGCGGCATTGTTCACATCAGCAAAAATCTCTCACATGGCTTTGCTTCCGCAAGGTCAGGTGGAAAGAAAAGACCGTGCTCTTCGCATGGTGGCAGCAATGGATGCGGAAGGTTTCGGATCATGCACAACAACGGGTGCTTGTGAGGCGGCTTGTCCTAAGGAAATCCAACTTACAAACATCTCTCGTATGAACCGCGAATTCTTCGTTGCGAATGCGACAAAACGTCCGAAGCACAAAGACGGCGGCGCGGGATAG
- a CDS encoding electron transfer flavoprotein subunit alpha/FixB family protein yields the protein MGKVLVFAEQTNGKLKRSSIELLQAAAKSGNTVAAVVFGSHAGDVTAAAGHNGANEVHVVKDASLDSYNPELFTANIAAIIEKVQPSIILASASSTGKDLFPRVAARLGAGVASDCTELNISGDSVTATKPMYSGKCFAKANFENTNLKIVLMRANQLPVAAADTSKSANVVEQAVVKPDLKTLIKEIVKGTSEKLDLTEANIIVSGGRGLKEAANFKMLNDLADVLGATVGASRAVVDAGWVGHGMQVGQTGKTVAPSLYIAVGISGAIQHLAGMSGSKVIVAINNDPNAPIFQKATYGIVGDAFEIVPKLTEEFKKALHH from the coding sequence ATGGGTAAAGTCTTAGTTTTTGCTGAACAAACAAACGGAAAACTTAAACGCAGCTCGATCGAACTACTTCAGGCGGCGGCGAAATCTGGAAACACAGTTGCGGCTGTGGTTTTCGGTTCTCACGCAGGTGATGTGACGGCTGCAGCGGGTCACAATGGAGCAAATGAAGTTCATGTTGTGAAAGACGCTTCTTTGGATTCTTACAATCCAGAGCTTTTCACTGCAAACATCGCAGCGATCATCGAAAAAGTTCAACCTTCCATCATTCTTGCTTCTGCGTCTTCGACAGGTAAAGACTTGTTTCCTCGCGTAGCAGCTCGTTTGGGCGCGGGTGTGGCTTCTGATTGCACAGAGTTGAATATCTCTGGCGATTCAGTGACAGCAACAAAACCAATGTACTCTGGAAAATGCTTCGCTAAAGCGAATTTCGAAAACACGAATTTGAAAATCGTTTTGATGCGCGCAAATCAACTTCCAGTGGCAGCAGCGGACACTTCTAAGTCTGCAAACGTTGTTGAACAAGCGGTTGTAAAACCAGATCTTAAAACTTTGATCAAAGAAATCGTTAAAGGCACAAGCGAGAAGCTTGATTTGACGGAAGCAAACATCATCGTTTCTGGCGGTCGTGGTTTGAAAGAGGCTGCGAACTTCAAAATGTTGAACGACTTGGCTGACGTTCTTGGCGCGACTGTGGGTGCTTCACGTGCGGTTGTTGATGCCGGCTGGGTTGGTCACGGTATGCAAGTTGGACAAACTGGTAAAACAGTGGCTCCTTCTTTGTACATTGCTGTTGGTATTTCTGGCGCGATTCAACACTTGGCAGGTATGAGTGGCTCTAAAGTTATCGTTGCAATCAACAATGATCCAAACGCTCCGATCTTCCAAAAAGCGACATACGGAATTGTTGGTGACGCTTTTGAAATCGTTCCAAAATTGACGGAAGAGTTCAAAAAAGCTCTTCACCACTAA
- a CDS encoding fumarate reductase/succinate dehydrogenase flavoprotein subunit, producing MANKLDSKIPSGPIESKWTKSKFDYKLVNPANKRKHSIIVVGTGLAGASAAASLGELGYKVKAFCIHESPRRAHSVAAQGGINAAKNYQNDGDSTYRLFYDTVKGGDFRAREANVYRLAEVSANIIDQMVAQGVPFAREYGGTLANRSFGGAQVSRTFYARGQTGQQLLLGAYSEMMRQVDAGNVELRYRREMLDLVIVDGKARGIIVRNLITGEIESHEADAVVIASGGYSNVFFLSTNAMNCAVTAAWKAHKRGAYFANPCYTQIHPTCIPVHGENQSKLTLMSESLRNDGRVWVPKAVGDKRHPNEIPENERDYYLERVYPSFGNLAPRDVASRQAKYRCDEGRGVNETGKAVYLDFADAIKRLGEDKISERYGNLFEMYDKITGQNPYKQPMMIYPAPHYTMGGLWVDYNLESTIPGLFVAGEANFSDHGANRLGASALMQGLADGYFVLPYTLGNYLGGTKLEKVSTSNDAFKAAEDGVKKEISKLMGIKGNRTVDSFHKELGHIMWEYCGMGRNEAGLKKALQEIPKLREEFWQNLRIPGDANYLNVELEKAGRVADFLELGELMCRDALERQESCGGHYREEFQVDGEAKRDDANFCHVAAWEYTGENKPEVRHKEELVFENVHLATRSYK from the coding sequence ATGGCTAATAAATTAGATAGCAAAATTCCTAGTGGCCCGATTGAATCTAAATGGACCAAATCCAAATTCGACTACAAACTTGTCAACCCTGCGAATAAGAGAAAACACTCTATCATCGTTGTGGGAACGGGTCTCGCGGGAGCCTCTGCGGCGGCTTCTTTGGGTGAGCTTGGTTACAAAGTAAAAGCTTTCTGCATTCATGAATCTCCTCGTCGCGCGCACTCTGTGGCGGCACAAGGTGGTATCAATGCAGCGAAGAACTACCAAAACGACGGCGACTCTACTTACCGTCTTTTCTATGACACTGTAAAAGGCGGCGACTTCCGTGCGCGTGAAGCTAACGTTTATCGTCTAGCGGAAGTATCAGCGAACATCATCGATCAAATGGTCGCTCAAGGTGTTCCATTCGCTCGCGAATACGGCGGAACTTTGGCGAATCGCTCCTTCGGTGGTGCGCAAGTTTCTCGTACATTCTATGCTCGCGGTCAGACAGGTCAGCAGCTTCTTTTGGGTGCATACTCAGAGATGATGAGACAAGTCGATGCCGGAAACGTGGAGCTTCGCTACCGTCGCGAAATGTTGGATCTTGTGATCGTCGACGGAAAAGCTCGCGGCATCATCGTTCGTAACTTGATCACGGGTGAAATTGAATCTCACGAAGCAGACGCAGTTGTGATCGCTTCCGGCGGTTACTCCAACGTGTTCTTCCTTTCTACAAATGCGATGAACTGTGCTGTAACAGCGGCATGGAAAGCTCACAAACGTGGCGCTTACTTCGCAAATCCTTGCTACACACAAATCCATCCAACGTGCATCCCTGTTCACGGAGAAAATCAGTCAAAATTGACTTTGATGTCTGAGTCTCTTCGTAACGACGGTCGCGTGTGGGTTCCTAAAGCTGTGGGTGACAAACGTCATCCAAATGAAATCCCAGAAAACGAACGCGATTACTATTTGGAGCGCGTGTATCCTTCATTCGGCAACTTGGCTCCTCGTGACGTGGCTTCTCGTCAGGCGAAATATCGCTGCGATGAAGGCCGTGGCGTGAATGAAACTGGTAAAGCGGTTTACTTGGATTTTGCAGACGCGATCAAACGTTTAGGCGAAGACAAGATTTCTGAGAGATACGGAAACTTGTTTGAAATGTACGACAAGATCACAGGTCAAAATCCATACAAACAACCGATGATGATCTACCCTGCTCCTCACTATACAATGGGTGGCTTGTGGGTGGACTACAACTTGGAATCAACAATTCCAGGATTGTTCGTTGCCGGCGAGGCCAACTTCTCTGACCACGGTGCGAATCGTTTGGGTGCCTCGGCATTGATGCAAGGTTTGGCAGACGGTTACTTTGTTCTTCCTTACACATTGGGTAACTACCTTGGTGGAACGAAGCTTGAAAAAGTTTCGACTTCAAACGACGCATTCAAAGCGGCAGAAGACGGAGTGAAAAAAGAAATCTCTAAGCTTATGGGCATTAAAGGTAATCGCACAGTGGACAGCTTCCATAAAGAGCTTGGTCACATCATGTGGGAATACTGTGGAATGGGCCGTAACGAAGCAGGTCTTAAAAAAGCTCTGCAAGAGATTCCAAAACTTCGTGAAGAATTCTGGCAAAACCTTCGTATCCCTGGTGATGCGAATTACCTTAACGTCGAGCTTGAAAAAGCCGGACGTGTTGCTGATTTCTTGGAGCTTGGTGAGTTGATGTGCCGTGATGCTTTGGAACGTCAAGAGTCTTGCGGTGGTCACTACCGTGAAGAATTCCAAGTGGATGGTGAAGCAAAACGTGACGATGCGAACTTCTGTCACGTCGCTGCCTGGGAATACACTGGTGAAAACAAACCAGAAGTCCGCCACAAAGAAGAACTTGTTTTCGAAAACGTACACCTAGCAACTCGTAGTTACAAATAA
- a CDS encoding lysophospholipid acyltransferase family protein: protein MFRKYILPIIVFVFYRTLSWTWRVRVIEPDSLHNSLEHKKAVVLAHWHGDELALLSIVKRYRIATIASQSKDGELMAKVLKWLGAKTSRGSSTRGGVQALKGLLRLVKDGGNCSFAVDGPKGPLHKVKPGVFELSRMISGPIYAAGVACDRAIHFPKSWNKTFLPKPFAKVIIYWVGPLAPVSRDADPRNPDLALELEALLHHARQQALKFIADNDA, encoded by the coding sequence GTGTTTAGAAAGTATATTCTTCCGATTATTGTTTTCGTTTTTTACCGAACCCTTTCATGGACATGGAGGGTTCGGGTCATCGAACCTGATTCTCTTCATAATTCTTTAGAACATAAAAAAGCAGTTGTTCTCGCTCACTGGCACGGTGACGAGCTCGCACTTCTTTCCATCGTAAAACGCTATCGAATCGCCACGATTGCATCGCAATCCAAAGACGGTGAGTTGATGGCAAAAGTTTTGAAATGGTTGGGTGCAAAAACCAGTCGCGGCTCTTCAACTCGCGGTGGAGTTCAAGCGCTCAAAGGTCTTTTGCGTTTAGTAAAAGACGGGGGAAATTGCAGCTTTGCAGTTGATGGCCCTAAAGGTCCGTTACACAAAGTAAAGCCCGGAGTTTTCGAACTTTCTCGTATGATTTCCGGTCCGATTTATGCCGCCGGAGTTGCCTGCGATCGCGCGATTCATTTTCCAAAATCGTGGAACAAAACTTTTCTCCCAAAACCTTTTGCGAAGGTGATCATTTATTGGGTGGGACCTCTTGCTCCCGTGTCTCGAGATGCAGATCCTAGAAACCCAGACCTTGCTCTAGAGTTAGAAGCTCTTTTACACCACGCAAGACAGCAAGCTCTTAAATTCATTGCGGATAATGATGCCTAG
- a CDS encoding succinate dehydrogenase cytochrome b subunit, translating to MSGFLGSTVGKKYLMGITGLIWAGFVLAHMAGNLLIFVSHDAYNAYGHAITSGNIIYVAETVLVLALIVHVYTAFSLTAANRASKGSKYAVAASGKKKATLASRTMAIQGSLILVFVILHLITFKYGAHYETTVNGVVMRDLARLMEEVFQSPGYVAWYVVALIILGYHLSHGVGSTFQSLGLMEGTYRNTWKKLSYAYAFVVALGFIAQPLYLFLIAH from the coding sequence ATGTCTGGATTTCTCGGTTCCACCGTCGGGAAAAAATACTTAATGGGAATCACTGGTTTAATTTGGGCGGGATTTGTTCTCGCACATATGGCCGGTAATCTATTAATTTTCGTCAGCCACGATGCTTACAATGCTTACGGGCACGCGATTACAAGCGGTAACATCATTTACGTCGCAGAAACTGTTTTAGTTCTGGCGTTGATTGTTCACGTGTACACGGCGTTTTCTTTGACAGCGGCCAATAGAGCTTCAAAAGGTTCTAAGTACGCAGTCGCTGCGAGCGGAAAAAAGAAAGCGACTCTCGCTTCTCGCACAATGGCGATTCAAGGTTCTTTGATTCTTGTCTTTGTGATTCTTCACTTGATCACTTTCAAATACGGCGCTCACTACGAAACAACTGTAAACGGAGTGGTGATGCGTGACCTGGCTCGCTTGATGGAAGAAGTTTTCCAAAGCCCTGGTTACGTTGCGTGGTATGTGGTTGCTTTGATTATTCTGGGCTATCACTTAAGTCACGGTGTGGGTTCCACTTTCCAATCTCTCGGTTTGATGGAAGGCACTTACCGCAATACGTGGAAAAAACTAAGCTACGCTTATGCATTTGTTGTGGCGCTTGGTTTTATCGCTCAACCTCTTTACCTTTTTCTTATTGCACACTAA